The stretch of DNA AGTGCTTGGAGCTGCCCGGCCCCACATCCTGTGGGGGGGCAGAGCCCcaccagctgccagagcagagttCCATGCTGTGGGTCCCACAGACATCTCAGCTGGCTCAGGACCACAGCGGCCGTGCTGCaaagccagccctgtcctgccgTCCCCTGCAGAGGGGCCCCGGCATCACAGAGCCCCCCCAAAAGCAGGGCAGGGGCGCGGGGCCCCGGCAAGGCACCGGGGCTCAGTCCTTAAACCTGCGGCCCGCCTGCATCTTCTTGTAGTACAGGTCCACCTCGCTGTCCGCCGCCCCGTCCCTCTCGGCCGGCTTCCTCCGCAGCGTGGAGTCACGgctggctgtggccagcagcccCTCGGGAGGGGCCTCCACCCGCTCCCCACCACCCCCTGCCGCCCCCGGGATGGCGGCCAGGCTGCCGTAGCGTGGCTCATCCTGCTCCATGTCACTGACAGAGGAGCCAGGGGAGACACCGGCACTCTTGGCTGGGCGGAAGCCGTGGAAATCCTTCCCCACCTCACCCAGCTCGTAGGTGTCTGGCCCATCTGGCCCCTTCGGCCCCGACTTCCACTCCCAGGGCCCGTTGCCAGCAGAGAGGTGGACAACAGGGTGGTGAGGGGCGTGAGCGTCGATGGTGATGATGCTGGAGCTGTCCCGCTCGGAGGGCGAGCGGTACTGAGACGAGTCAGAGCTGGTGGAGGACGAGGACGTCTCTGAGTGCTTGGGGGTGACAGAGAcgaggctctgctgcttggacATGGCGATGACCTGCATCAGGCGCGGGGGGTTGGCCACCCGCTGCGCTCCCCCCTTCTCGGCCACCATCACCCACTTGGCCCGCACGGCCGCCCCCGCGCTGGCCGCGGCCCCAGCGCCCGCCTGGCTCTCCTCGGGGATGTGCACCAGCTGCGAGGCGCCCGGCCGGGGCTGGATGAGCACGCGGGGCCCCACGGCCACCCGCTCGGCCGAGCGCGCCTGCACCGTGGGGTACAGCGAGGGGGGCACCTCCTCGCCGGGCTCCCCCACACCCCGGCCCTGCGCCGCCTCCTCCGCCAGCGTCATGCTCCGGCCCTCCAGAGACTTCTGCTTCCACTCCGTGATGAGCTGCTTCGAGCGGGAGGCGTCCACGGGGACGTGGATGGTCATGTGGCGCCGCGCGGGGTCGTCCATGGACGGCGTGTTGACGCGGGGCAGGGTGTTGCTGAAGGTCACCATGTTCTCCTTGCCCATTGGGCTGCGGGGGGCCAGCAGGTCCACGTCCACGCTGGCCCGCTTCAGGCTGCCCAGCGAGTTCTTCTCCCGCGGCACCGGCCGTGCCGCCTCCTCCAGCCGCGCCTGGGGGTTCAGCTCGTCGGTGCTCACCGACTTGTTCTGGTGGTACACGGAGTCGTGGCCCCGCTGCGTCAGCGCCCGCAGCGCGTCCTTGGCCggtgcctgtgctgggacccgCTCCGTCGGGGCACGGAAGTTGCCAACGGCATGGAAAGCCTGTGGGAAGGGGAACCAGAGAATTCcggaatggtttgtgttggaaaggacttttaaaggtcatctagtccaacgccgctgccacaggcagggacaacttccactggaccagggtgctccaagcgctgtccagcctggccttgaacacttccagggatggggtagcCACAACTGCCGTGGAGAGTGTGGAGTCAAAGGGCcccaccagcagcccccagccccctccctgggcaagggcagcaccagcacccaccAGGTAGGCAGCAATGCCAGCGCCGATCAGGAAACCCACGTAGACGTCGGCGGGGTGGCTGCGGTACTGGGTGATCTGGGTCAGGCCACAGATGCCGGCGGCGATGGCGAAGGCAAAGACCAGGATGGGCTTGAGGAGTTTGGTGCTGTCCGAGATGATGGAGTTGAAATACATCtggggcaggaacaggctgTTAGTCAtggcctggctgtgcacagagctgttGGGTGCATGTGGGACTGCAGGTGCCTGCActcacacccagcacaggcacaggaatATTGGGCAGAGCTTGTCCGTGCCaacaggagagggacagagctgcccaTGGCATGGGACTCCTGCTGACCCAAGCTGGCACATGCCAGACAGTGCTGGGAACTCACCGACACATAGACAGCAGCGAAAGCCGAGAGTGTCGCGTGCTGGGATGGGAAGGtcttcctgcagggagaaggaacaTGGTtgacacagggcaggagggctggcagTGCGGCACAGGGCTCCCCTGGCACGTACCTGGCGGAGAGGATGGCGTGCTTGTCGGTGCCTGAGCAGATGTCCTGAGTGATGTAGGGGTTGGCGTCGCAGGGAGTGCCCAGAAGTGTGTAGTTGGGCTTGCAGACGGTCAGGAAGAAGGGAGCATGGTAGCCAGTAGCCAGCTGGATGACGTCTGTcaccagggctgtggcacagagccCGAACACGTGGACACCTGAGGATGGCAGGAACGGGACAGTGGGTCACCCCCATCCCCTTGTGGGGCAGCCAGGActcacccagccctggagcacccACCGGAACGGGTTCGGTGCAGTGTCCATGGCCTGGGTAGAGTCATGCTCCAGCCAGGGTGGCCCCatgtcccctccagcccccaggTCCTGTTCGGGCTGTGGCAGCACGTACCCACAAACCTGACGGTGCGGCGCAGGAAGGAGTTGAAGTTGCAGCCACCGGCGTTGATGCTGCCCTCGGCGCCGGCGCGGCCCTTCAGCCGGGACTGCAGGCAGTACACCATGCCCTCCCCGACCATGATCTGGGAAGGAAACACTGGCTCAGTGGGACTGGGGGGAGCTGGGTTGTCGGCAGAGCCCCTGATGGATGCTGGACTCTGCCAGGCACCGGGAGCCCAATCCTCGGCTCTGTCCCGACCCCCACAGCGGGACAAGCCCGGACGCACCGAGGCAGCAGGTGCAGCAaaggccaggctgagcagcatcagcagcGGGATGAGCTCCTCGTTGGTCTCCACGTAGGGCATGGAGAGAGCCCGGTCGTGGCACTGGAAGCCCACCTTGGCTGGCTTGAAGAGGTCTGTCAGCTCCAGGAAATAGAGCGTCACAACGGAGGAGGCCACGATGGGCAGCTGTGGGGGAGAGAGTGGGGACCAACGAGCAACGGAGGAGGCCACGAtgggcagctgtggggcagagagTGGGGACCAACGAGGCCCTGGAGTGATGGCACCGCACAGCCCCACCAGAACCGGGCACAGAACCTGACCTGCTGTGCcagaggctgggacagagccccctgccagccccctccccctgcacagcccccaccctgtgcctgcggggggggggggggggggggggggggggggggggggggggggggggggggggggggggggggggggggggggggggggggggggggggggggggggggggggggggggggggggggggggggggggggggggggggggggggggggggggggggggggggggggggggggggggggggggggggggggggggggggggggggggggggggggggggggggggggggggggggggggggggggggggggggggggggggggggggggggggggggggggggggggggaccctgTGCCCGCCCACCCCACACCCACCTCCACGAAGTAGAAGCAGGGCAGGAGTGTCATGCTGTCCTTGGGGGCGCGGGCTTTCTCCTTGGGGGGGATCATGGtcctgggcaggcacaggggtcCCACCGGGCTGTGCCTCCACCCTGTGGGGGCACGAGTGTCACCACACAGCAGGGGATGGGTAGCCCCGGTCACCCTTGGTCACCCCTCCAGTCTCTGAGCACCCCACGCCACTCCCGGTCGCCCCCAGGTCACACCACTGCCCCCGCTCACCAGAGAGACACAGCCGGAACGGGGGGTGCCCAGCCGAGCCAGGGGCTGTGAcaacagggggggggggggggggggggggggggggggggggggggggggggggggggggggggggggggggggggggggggggggggggggggggggggggggcggcgaGGCTGCTGCCGAGGGCGTGCAGAGGGGGTGTGCCGTCCGCAGAGCCGGGCCGGGGATGGGGTTCCCCGAGCCCCCCCGGCCCAGCCCCACGAGATTGCACCGAGCCCGGGCTGCCAAATGAGGCGGGGGAGGAAAACGGGGATGGAGCAACGAGGGGCAAGGGCGAGGGGCAATGAAAGGGGGGAAATAACGGGGGATTAACCGGGGGGATAACCGGGAGGGCGGGGGgcgcagcgggggggggggggggggggggggggggggggggggggggggggggggggggggggggggggggggggggggggggggggggggggggggggggggggggggggggggggggggggggggggggggggggggggggggggggggggggggggggggggggggggggggggggggggggggggggggggggggggggggggggggggggggggggggggggggggggggggggggggggggggggggggggggggggggggggggggggggggggggggggggggggggggggggggggggggggggggggggggggggggggggggggggggggggggggggggggggggggggggggggggggggggggggggggggggggggggggggggggggggggggggggggggggggggggggggggggggggggggggggggggggggggggggggggggggggggggggggggggggggggggggggggggggggggggggggggggggggggggggggggggggggggggggggggggggggggggggggggggggggggggggggggggggggggggggggggggggggggggggggggggggggggggggggggggggggggggggggggggggggggggggggggggggggggggggggggggggggggggggggggggggggggggggggggggggggggggggggggggggggggggggggggggggggggggggggggggggggggggggggggggggggggggggggggggggggggggggggggggggggggggggggggggggggggggggggggggggggggggggggggggggggggggggggggggggggggggggggggggggggggggggggggggggggggggggggggggggggggggggggggggggggggggggggggggggggggggggggggggggggggggggggggggggggggggggggggggggggggggggggggggggggggggggggggggggggggggggggggggggggggggggggggggggggctgcccccctccccagggcccctcctgccc from Ficedula albicollis isolate OC2 chromosome 28, FicAlb1.5, whole genome shotgun sequence encodes:
- the PLPPR3 gene encoding phospholipid phosphatase-related protein type 3, with translation MIPPKEKARAPKDSMTLLPCFYFVELPIVASSVVTLYFLELTDLFKPAKVGFQCHDRALSMPYVETNEELIPLLMLLSLAFAAPAASIMVGEGMVYCLQSRLKGRAGAEGSINAGGCNFNSFLRRTVRFVGVHVFGLCATALVTDVIQLATGYHAPFFLTVCKPNYTLLGTPCDANPYITQDICSGTDKHAILSARKTFPSQHATLSAFAAVYVSMYFNSIISDSTKLLKPILVFAFAIAAGICGLTQITQYRSHPADVYVGFLIGAGIAAYLAFHAVGNFRAPTERVPAQAPAKDALRALTQRGHDSVYHQNKSVSTDELNPQARLEEAARPVPREKNSLGSLKRASVDVDLLAPRSPMGKENMVTFSNTLPRVNTPSMDDPARRHMTIHVPVDASRSKQLITEWKQKSLEGRSMTLAEEAAQGRGVGEPGEEVPPSLYPTVQARSAERVAVGPRVLIQPRPGASQLVHIPEESQAGAGAAASAGAAVRAKWVMVAEKGGAQRVANPPRLMQVIAMSKQQSLVSVTPKHSETSSSSTSSDSSQYRSPSERDSSSIITIDAHAPHHPVVHLSAGNGPWEWKSGPKGPDGPDTYELGEVGKDFHGFRPAKSAGVSPGSSVSDMEQDEPRYGSLAAIPGAAGGGGERVEAPPEGLLATASRDSTLRRKPAERDGAADSEVDLYYKKMQAGRRFKD